From Roseateles sp. SL47:
GGTCGCTGAATTCCCAGCTTGCCTTGTCCAGCATGGCCAGGGCCAGGCGAGAGGCGATGATTTCCCGCTCGATGGTGTCGTCATCCACCAAGGACAGATTCTGGGGACGGCTGGAGAGCGACGCGGACCGGGAATCGCCCGGCCCGTGGTGATACACATGCCGCAGCGACTTGCCCAGGCGGGCATGCCAAGGCGTGGCACACCGCTGCCACGCTTCAAAAGCGTCGCGGCGGGCCATCTGCAGCGCGTGCTCGGCAGGCTGGGACCGCAGGTCCTGCACTGCCGTGGTGAGGGAGGCCACCACGGCAGGCAGGCCCCGCAGCAGCACTTCCGTGTGAACGCGCCGCGCCTGGGAAGCCAGTGCCTGTGAACGAGCGTCTGCGGCGGTCATCGAGAGAAAAAGTGAAGAACTGCGGCTGACTCTACTACACCACCGCGCCAGCGTTCGGGTCGTCCGGGTCCTCCCGCTTGGAGGACTGCTTGATCAGGTCTTCCCGCTTGACACCCAGCCACATCGCGATGGCCGCTGCCACAAAAACGGACGAGTAGATGCCAAACAAGATGCCGATCGTCAGCGCGATGGCGAAGTAATGCAAAGTCGGGCCGCCGAACAACAGCATCGACAGCACCATCATCTGGGTAGAGCCGTGGGTGATGATGGTGCGGCTGATCGTCGAGGTGATGGCGTGGTCGATGACCTGATGGGTGTTGAAAGTGCGGTATTTGCGGAATGCTTCACGCACCCGGTCAAAAATCACCACCGATTCGTTCACCGAATAGCCCAGCACCGCCAGCACCGCCGCCAGCACCGCCAGTGAGAATTCCCACTGGAAGTAGGCGAAGAAGCCCAGGATGATCACCACGTCGTGCAGGTTGGCGATGATGCCGGCCACGGCGAACTTCCATTCGAAGCGGAAGGCCAGGTAGAGCATGATGCCGATGACGGTGGCTGCCAGCGCATAAGCCGCGTTGGTGGCCAGCTCCGCCCCCACCGACGGCCCGATCAGCTCGCTTTTGGACAGCGCCAGCGGCTCGGCCTGCCCGACCACGCAGGTGGGCTTGCTGACCGCCTCGCCTTGCGGCGTCACCGACTGATGCTGCTCCACCTTGCCGTTTTCGGCGGTGCACAAGGCCTCGAACACCTTGCTGACGATGACGTCCTGCTTGACCTCCGGCTTCACCGGCAGACGGATCATCACATCACGGGTGGTGCCGAAGTTGGTGACCTGCACCTCCCCGAACCCCATCTGCTCGACCACATGCCGGGTCTTGTTGATGTCCGCCGGCTGGGCATAGGCCACCTCGATGGAGGTGCCGCCGGTGAATTCGATGGAGAAGTGCAGCCCGCGCGTGACCAGGAAGAACACGGCAGCGGCAAAAGTGAGGAACGACACGACGTTGAACACCAACGCGTGCTTCATGAACGGGATGTCCCGTTTGATTCGGAAAAATTCCATGGCGTGCTTCGCTCGGTACTGGGTGCAAGGGGTGCGAGGCCTCAGCGGGCCTTCGCGACCTCGTTGGCTTCGCTGCTGCCGGCACCCACGGTGCCGGGTTCAGACGTGGGTTTCCAGATGGTGCCGATGGACACACCCTTGAGGCGCTTGCGGCGCCCATACCAGAGGTTGACCAGCGCCCGAGAAAACATCACCGAAGAAATCATCGAGGTGATGATGCCCAGACAGTGCACCACGGCAAAGCCCTTGATGGGGCCAGAACCGAAGGCCAGCAGCGCCATGCCTGCAATCAGCGTGGTGACGTTGGAGTCCAGGATGGTGGCCCAGGCACGTTCGTAACCGGCATGGATGGCCTGCTGCGGTGCCAGGCCGGCCCGCAGTTCTTCCCGCACTCGCTCATTGATCAGCACGTTGGCGTCAATGGCCATGCCCAGCACCAGCGCAATGGCCGCAATACCGGGCAGGCTCAGCGTGGCCTGCATCAGCGACAGCACCGCCAGCAGCAGCAGCAGGTTGAAGCCCAGGGCCAGCGCCGAGAACACGCCAAACATCATGTAGTAGATGCACATGAAGACGGCGACCGCCACAAAGCCCCAGGTCACCGAGGCAATGCCCTTGTCGATGTTTTCCTTGCCCAGGCTCGGGCCGATGGTGCGCTCTTCGATGATGTCCATCGGCGCTGCCAGCGAACCCGCGCGCAGCAGCAGCGCGGTGTCGCTGGCCTGCTGGGTGCTCATCGAGCCGGTGATGCTGAAGCGGTTGCCCAGCTCGCCACGGATGGTCGGGGACGTGACCACCTCACCCTTGCCCTTTTCGAACAGGATGATGGCCATGCGCTTGCCGATGTTCTCGCGCGAGACGTCCTTCATGATGCGGGCGCCCTTGGCATCCACGCTCAGGTTGACGGACGGGTTGTGGCTTTCGTCGAAGCTCGGCTGCGCATCGTTGAGGTTGTCACCGGTGATGATGACGGGGCGCTTCACGATGATGGGAATCATCTGGTCGTCGCGACGCTCCAGATAGCGCTCGGAGCCGAACGGCACCGGGCCCGTGCCGCTCAGCGCGGCCTGGGCTTCGGCACTTTCGTCCACCATGCGCAGTTCCAGCGTGGCGGTGCGGCCAATGATGTCCTTGGCCTTGGCCGTGTCCTGCACACCGGGCAGTTGCACGATCACGCGGTCGCGGCCCTGCTGCTGGATGACCGGTTCGGCCACGCCGAGTTCGTTCACCCGGTTGTGCAGCGTGGTGATGTTCTGCTTGATGGCGGCGTCCTGCACCGCGATCACGGCGGCCGGGGTCAGCGCGCCAGTCAGACGCAGTTCGCTGCCTTCGCCGGAGGCGGTCCAGGTGACTTCGGAGGTCTGGCCTCGCACCGCATCCAGTGCCTGGCTGCGGGTGGCATCGTCGCGGAAGTTGATGACCACGCTGTTGCCGTCCCGGGAGATGCCGGCATGGCGGATGTTCTTGTCACGCAGCAGCGTGCGCACATCGCTGGCCAGGGCGTCCGCCTTCTTGGTCAGCGCGGCCTTCATGTCCACCTGCATCATGAAGTGCACCCCGCCGCGCAGGTCCAGGCCCAGATACATCGGGAAGGCATGCAGGGCGGTGAGCCATTCCGGCGAGCGGGACACCAGGTTCAGTGCCACCACGTAGGGCGGCTCGCTGGTCTCGCTGCCGTTGAGGGCGCGGGAGATGACGTCCTTGGCCTTGAGCTGGCTGTCGGTGTCATTGAAGCGGGCGCGCACCGAGCTGGCCTCCAGATGCACGAAGTCGGGCTTCAGGTTGGCCTGGGCCAAGGCCTGTTCGACCCGCTGGCGGACGTTGTCGTCCACCTTGATCGTGACCTTGGCGCTCGACACCTGCACGGCCGGCGCTTCGCCGAACAGATTGGGCAGGGTGTAGATGAAGCCCACAAGCAGTGCCACGAGCAGCACCGCATATTTCCAGAGCGGGTAACGGTTCATGAGGACATCCTCTGAAAACCAGGCAGGGCGGCGAGCCGCCACCTAAAGCGGACCCGGCCGGTGCCAGGGCACGGGCCGGGTCGTCTGGGCGTCTCGACCGAGGTGGAGACGCCCGGCAGGTCCGGTGGATCCGGTGAGGGATCCGGTGACGCCGGCCACCCGGTGACCGGCACATCCATCACTTGGTGACGGTTCCCTTGGGCAGCACCTGCAGCACGGCAGAGCGCTGCAGCTGGACCTCGACGCCGTTGGCGATTTCCACCGTCAGGTAGACCTCGCCCACCTTGCTGATCTTGCCCAGGATGCCGCTGTTGGTGATGACTTCATCGCCCTTGGACAGCGCTTCCACCAGGGCGCGATGCTCCTTCTGACGCTTCATCTGCGGACGGATCATCACAAAGTACATCACCACAAACATCAGCACCAGCGGCAGCATGCCGAGGAAGCCTCCAGTGGGATCGGAACCAGCCGCAGTCTGGGCGTAAGCGTTGGAAATAAACACGTCGATATCCCTCAGAAATGGGTCGCCCCGCAGCCGGCCTTGCGCCTGCCGCTGGACGAATGAGCCCATGATTGTATGCGTCCGGTCCGGACGTCCCGCATGGCGTCTGACGCCGATTTAATTGGGGATGTCCATCGGAAACCCAAGGCCGGGTCCGGCCCCGGTCGTCAAGTCGGGGGAAGCGAGCGGGCCGACGCCTGCGGGCGGCCACGGGGGAACTGCGATGATGAACCCCCATGACTTCAGACACCCTCGAACAACAAGAACAGGACAAGCGCCGGCAGGCGGACCAGGCCTACGACGCCATCGAGAACATGATCGCCACGCTGGATCTGCGGCCTGGTACGCCGGTGGTGGAGTCCGAACTGATTGCCCGTATCGGCCTGGGGCGCACCCCCACGCGGGAAGCGCTGATGCGACTGGTGGCCCAGGGGCTGATCGTGCAGTTGCCCCGGCGCGGGCTGATGGTGAGCGACATCCAGGTGTCCGACCAGTTTGACCTGCTGGATGCCCGGCGACCACTGGAACGCCTGATCGCCTGCTGCTCGGCACGCCGGGCCAGCCCGGCCCAGCGCGAGGCGCTGCTGACCTGCGCCGCGCGGATGGCCGACGCGGCCGAGCGGGAAGACCTTGAAACCTACATGCGGGCGGATCAGGCCCTGGACCGGGTCAACCATGCCGCCTGCCGCAACCGCTTTGCCGTCGGGGCGGTGGTGCCGATGATCATCCAGTGCAGACGCTTCTGGTACGCTTATCGGCACCATGGCGACGTGGCCGTCGGCGCACGTTGCCATCAGCGTCTGGCCGAAGCCATTGCCAGCGGCGACGGCCCGGCGGCAGCAAAGGCCACCGATGCGCTGATCGACGCCCTTCGTGAGTTTGCCCAACAGGTGATCGCATGACGCTTTCCGCCCTTCCGCTGGGCCTGCCTCCGGGCGTGCTGCCCACCGGGCTGGACACAACCACCCGCGTGGTGGATTCACATACCGGTGGCGCGCCCACCCGGGCGGTGGTGGGTGGCGGGCCGGCGTTGTATGGGGTCACCATGGCGCAGCGGCTGCAGGAACTGCGGGACCATCACGACGCCTGGCGCCGGGCACTGGTCACCCCACCACGCGGTCATGTCGGGTTGGTCGGCGCCCTCCTCACCGAACCCGAACGGCCCGGCAGCCAGGCCGGGGTGATTTTTTTCGACGCTACCGGTTATCTCGGCATGTGTGGCCACGGCACCATCGGCGTCGTGGCGTCTCTGGCCCATCTGGGCAAGCTGCGACCGGGCCCGCTGTGGCTGGATACGCCGGTGGGCACGGTGCATGCGGAATTCATGCTGGATGGCAGCGTCCGCCTGGAAAACGTCCCGGCGTACCGGCACCAGCAGGCGGTGGCCATCGAGATCGACGGCCGTACGGTGCATGGCGATGTGGCCTGGGGCGGCAACTGGTTCTTCATTTGCGAGGACCACGGGCTGGCGCTGGATCTGGCCCAGGTGACGACGCTGGTGGACTTCTGTCAGCGCCTGCGCGAATTGCTGGCGGCACAGGGCATCACGGGCGCCCAGGCCGCGCCCGTGGATCACATCCAGCTCACCGGGCCGGCCCTGGACCCGGCGCATAGCGGCCGCAATTTCGTGCTGTGCCCGGGTCTCGCCTGGGACCGCAGCCCCTGCGGCACCGGCACCAGTGCGCGGGTAGCCTGCCTGGCGGCCGACCAGCGGCTGCTCTCCGGCGAGATCTGGCGCCAGGAAAGCATCACCGGCAGCCTGATGGAAGCGAGCTGGCAGCCGGCTCCCACGGCGGGGCAGGTGCTGCCCACGCTGGTCGGGCGGGCCTATGTGACGCTGGAAGGCTCGGTGGTGATCCAGCAGGACGACCCGCTGGGCTGGGGAGCCGCTCCTGCCTAAGTGGTGCCACGCGGAGCGATTGGCGCTGTTGCGGGCGCTTGAGCTGGGAAGGCTGCAAGTCCGGATGCTGGGATCATGGCTGCGACGGGTCAGAGACCGGATCAGCGGCCAAATCAGTCGGTGGGTCCACCTGCTGCTCCGCGCGCTCCTGGTGGCCGTTCCCGCTCTGGCCCTCGCCCAGCCCCAGGACCCACCGATCAAGGTCGGGTCGAAACGCTTCACCGAGAGCTACATCCTCGCGGAGGTGCTGGCACAGACCGTGCGCGCGGCTGCGCCGCACACCCGCGTGGAGGTCCGACAGGGGCTGGGCAACACCGCCATCGTGCTGGCGGCACTGAAGTCCGGCAGCATCGATGTGTACGCGGAATACACCGGCACCATCGAGCGCGAGATCCTCGGGCTGGGTGCAGGCCCTGCCCACGCGGCCAGCGCGGGCACAGCACCCCGCAGTGCCCTGACGCTGGCGCAATTACGGGCAGCACTTCAGCCGCTGGGGCTGGGGGTGGATGTACCGCTGGGCTTCAACAACGGCTATGCCTTGGCCGTCAGCGGCGCTACGGCGCGCCGACTGGCGTTGAGCCGCTTGTCGCAGCTGCGGGACCACCCAGCCCTGCGGCTGGGCCTCAGCAATGAATTCATGGGGCGCGCCGATGGCTGGCCCGGGTTGTCACAGCGATATGCCCTGCCCCAGCGTCCACAAGGCCTGGATCACGGCTTGGCGTATCAGGCCCTGCGCAGCCGCCAGATCGACATCACCGACATCTACACCACCGACGCCCAGATCGCCGCCCAGGGTCTGGTGGTGCTGGACGACGATGCACAGTACTTCCCGCGCTATGACGCGGTGCTGCTCTATCGCCTCAGCTTGCCCGAGCGGCATCCGAAGGCCTGGGCGGCGCTGAAGTCGCTGCAGGGGCGAATCCATGAGCCGGCCATGATCGCGATGAATGCCAAGGCCGAGCTGCAGGCGATGAGCTTTGAGCGGATCGCTGCGGACTTCCTGGCAGGCGGCTCACAGGGGGCGCCGAATATCGAGCCGGGCACGACGCAGCGCCCCCCGCAGAACATGGCCTCGGACGTTGGGCTTCCGCCTGGAACCCATGATCCACTCACGGCTTCTGCGGTCTCGCAGTCCGCTTCCTCGCCCACGCCGCCTTCAGCGCTTGCTGCACTCGCTGCCCGCCTCACCGGCCCGGACCTGCCTCGGCTGGCGGCACAGCATCTCTGGCTGGTGGTGGTGTCTGTCGGCGTGGCGACGCTGATCGGTCTGCCGCTGGCCATCCTGCTGCATCCCTGGCCCCGCTGGCGCGGCGCCCTGCTGGCCGTCTGCGCCTTGCTGCAGACCGTGCCGTCCCTGGCCCTGCTGGCCATGCTGATCTGGGCCCTGGGACGCATCGGCCCGGAGCCTGCCCTGGTGGCGCTGTCGCTCTATGCCTTGCTGCCGATTCTGCGCAACGCCACCGTGGGTCTGGACGAGGTGCCTTCCGGTCTTCTGATGGCAGGCCACGCGCTGGGTCTGCGTCGGACCCAGGTGCTGCGGCTCATTCAGTTGCCGCTGGCCCTGCCGGTGATCGTGGCGGGGGTGCGCACGGCCACCAGCCTGTCGGTGGGAACGGCCACGATGGCCGCGTTCATCGGCGCGGGCGGCTTTGGCGAGCGCATCGTGACCGGGCTGGCGCTGAATGACCGGGACCTTTTATTGGCCGGGGCCCTGCCAGCCGCAGCGCTGGCGCTGATCTTCGAGGCGCTGTTCAGCCTGTTGTCGCGGTGGCTGGCGCGTCGCCCGAGCCATTGAAGCGTTCTTCCAGCGCGGCATAGGCACGCTGCCGCGCTGCCGACCAGTCGCCCAGTTGCGACGGCGCAAGCCCGGGCTGCATCAGATGGCGCAGTGACACCGCGTGAGCCTCGCGCACGATCTCCGCCAGCACGGCGACTTCCGCGCCCTGGCCGCGACGCTGGCTCAGCGCTTCGGCCACTCGCGTCGGGAAGCCCCAGTGCGTGACGATGCGGGCGGACCATTCCAAGGACATCGGCAGCAGTTGCCGATGCAGGGCCTCGCGATCCAGCGAGGGACGCTGGCCCACCGGCAGCGCGTCCAGCACCCGCAGCAGGGCCATCATGCCAACCTGTGCGCCGAGGCCGGCCAGGTAAGCGGCAAAGCGCTCATCACCGGGCGGGGCCAGACGCATCGCGGCCAGCGAGCAGCGCTCGCCGAGGTCCCACAGCAAGGTGCCGGCCTGACGGCTGAAGCGGCCCTGGCGGTCCTGGTTGAAGATCGGGCGCAGCGTGGACCGCAACACCACCTGGTTCAGGCCCTCATGGCCGATGACCATGACGGCACTGGCCAGATCGGTGATTTCTCGTTCGGGCCGGTACATCGCCGAGTTGGCCATGCGCATCAACTCGCCGACCAGGCTGGGATCTCGCGACAGCAGATCCACCAGTTCACGGGAGGACAGGTTTTCACGACGCATCAGCCGCAGCAGTTGCGGCAGCACAGCGGGCAGGCGGGGCAGCAGTTCGGCCCAGTCGGACCCCGAGCGGACCTGCAGCCGTTGTAGCAAAGGCGCTTCCTGCGGATGGGGCGGCACATCGCGCAGGCGCTGGAAGCCAAACAGCCGTGCGCTGAATTGCAGCCACTCGCCAGAGGCCTGGAGCGGTGCACCGGTTGCACCGGAAGGCGCCCCCGAGGTCGCGAAAGCATGCTCGAAGGACGGGGCGGCGGAAGGGGGGACGGAAGGCGAAGCCGTGGGGATGGCACTGGCGGCGGCCGAGTGGCTGGCGCGGAAGGCGTTGTTGGGCTCGGCGCGAGGGTGAACAGCGGAGGGTGCAGGGGCAGGTGCAGACGCAGCCCCGTGCGCAGCCGTTGGCGGGAACGGCGCTGCCGACGCTGAGGACGCCTGCGGCGCCTGTGTTGCCAGCGGCGTCTGCGTTGGGGACGCGCTCAACGACAGATGCCTATCACTGCGTCGTTCGCTCAGGAGATGGCCCTGACCCGGAGCTTCCTGCTCGCCGTGCCCACCCGCTCCCCGTTCGCGCGATGCGGCAGCGGCCGTGGATGCAGCGGGGCGCTCGACGGGACGATCAGACGCACGATCACCCGAGGACGACAGAAGTTTGCGCAGGGAGTTCAGCAGGGCCATGGTGGTTGCCGCCGATTATCTGGCGGCCCCTGAGCCGAGTGTGCAGACCCAGGCACGCCTCCCTCAAGCGAGGGTGCCATTGCGGCGTGGATTTCGCACGCTGCACGCCAGCTTTGCAATCCTGGCATCAACGGGGTGCCGGCGGGGGCGGCTGATCCCCGCCAGTACCCGCCAGTACCCGCCAGTACCCGCCACAGTACCCACCAGCACCCGTCAAGACTCGCCATGACCGGATGAGACCCACTGGTACTCGCGAGCATCAGATGGAATCAGATGGCATCCGCTGTCCAGGTCGTCGCATCAGCCTGGCGTGGTCGAGGCTCTGGGCCCCGGTGGTTCGGTCGACGTGGCCCGCCTGGCGCTGCCGAGGTAGGTGTCCACCACACGAGGGTCTTTCGCCAGCGCCGCTGCCGGCCCTTGTAGCGCGATCTCGCCAGTCTCCAGCACATAGGCATGGTCGGCCACCTCCAGCGCCGCCCGGGCGTTCTGTTCCACCAGCAGGATGGAAACACCGGTCTCGCGCAGCCGCGACACGATGCGGAAGATGTCCTTCACGATCAAAGGCGCCAGCCCCAGGCTGGGTTCGTCCAGCATCAGCACCTTGGGACGCCCCATCAGCGCACGCCCGACGGCCAGCATCTGACGCTCGCCGCCGGACAGCGTGCCAGCCCACTGCGCGCGCCGTTCCCGTAGCCGCGGAAACAGGCCATAGACTCGCTCCAGTTCATCACGCCAGTCGCGCTGGCCCAGCCGCATCGGCCGGAAGCCGCCGAGGACGAGGTTGTCCTCCACCGTCATGGTGGTGAAGAGTTCGCGCTTCTCCGGCACCAGGGCCAGCCCCTTCATCACTCGCTGCTCCAGGTCCAGTCCCTGCAGGTCTTCGCCATCCAACCGGATCCGCCCTCTCGCGGGCAGTACGCCCATCAGTGCGTTGAGCGTGGTGCTTTTTCCGGCGCCGTTGGGGCCGATGACGGTGACCACCTCGCCTTGACGCAGGCGGAGGTTCAGGCCGGTGAGCACCTCCGCACGCCCATACGCCACACACAGGCCTTGCACTTCCAGAAGGTCGCTCATGTCAGTGCTCCGTGCCGAGATAAGCGGCGCGCACCGCCGGGCTGGCCTGCACCTCCTCCGGAGTGCCTTCCATCAGATGAGTGCCGAATTCCATCACCACGATGCGGTCGGTGAGGCCCATGACAAAGTCCATGTCGTGTTCCACCAGCAGGATGCTCAGCCCCTCCTGGCGCAGTTGCCGCAACACCTCAGCCAGCGCCTGCTTCTCCTTGAGGCGCAGGCCGGCGGCCGGCTCGTCCAGCAGCAGCAGCGTGGGGTCGCTGCACAGGGCTCGCGCAATCTCCATCAGCCGTTGCGGGCCGAGGGCCAGGTTGCCGGCCAGCTCATCCAGATGGTCCTGCATGCCGATGCGGCGCAGTTGCCGCTCCGCCTCTGCCAGCAGTTGGCGCTCCTCCGCCCGGTCCAGCCGCAGCATGGCCTTCAGCGTGCCGCTGCGACCGCGCAGGTAGCCACCAAGGGCGACGTTCTCCAGCACCGTCATGTCGGGAATCATCTTCACATGCTGGAAGGTGCGGGAGAGCCCCAGCCGCGCGATGCGCCGGGAAGGCCAACCGGTGATCGACGTGCCAGCAAATTCGATGGTGCCTGCGGATGCGGACAGCACCCCGGAAATCAGGTTGAAGGTGGTGGACTTGCCGGCGCCGTTGGGACCGATCAGGCCCATGATGTCGCCGGCCCGCAGGGTGAAGCTCACGTCATTCACCGCCACCAGCCCGCCAAACTGCTTGCGCAGCCGCTCCACGCGCAGCAGTGGCCTGCCGCGTTCCGGACGGGGACGGCTCGGCAACGGGGGGGCGCCCTGCCAGTCGCGACGGCGCCGTGCGTCGGGCCACAGGCGCGCCGTCAGCAGACGGGCAGCGGGCCACAGGCCCCTGGGCGCGTACTTGAGCATCAGCACCAGCACCACACCCAGCACGATGACTTCGAAGTTGCCATTGCTGCCCAGCAACCGCGGCAGCAGTTCCTTGAGCTGATCCTCGATCACCTTGAACACGCCCGCCCCCACAAAGGCGCCCCAGACGCTGGACACTCCGCCCACCACGGCCATGAACAGGTATTCGATGCCCATGCGCAATCCGAAGGGGCTGGGATTCACCGTGCGCTGCACATGGGCAAAGAGCCAGCCGGACACCGAGGCCAGCAATGCAGCGAGCAGGAAGACGATGACCTTGTACCGAAAGGTGGACACGCCCATGGCCTCTGCCATGACGGTCGCGCCGCCCAGCGCGCGGATGGCCCGGCCCGGCCGCGAATCGAGCAGATGGTGCACCGCCAGCGCCCCCAGCAGGGCGCACACCCAGATCACGTAATAGATCGAGCGGCCATCGGCCAGGCTGATGCCGAAGAACGCCAGCGCTGGCACACCCAGGATGCCGTCGTACTTGCCCAGCAGTTCGAGGTTGGCAATGGTGTAGTTGAGGCTCAAGGCCCAGGCGATGGTGGCCAGCGGCAGATAGTGGCCGGACATGCGCAGGGTGATCCAGCCCAGCACCAGCGCCACCATCAGCGTGATCATCAGCCCCGCGAAGAGCCCGAGCCAGGGCGAGACGCCGTAGCGGCTGCTGAGCAAGGCGGTGGTGTAGGCGCCCAGCCCCACAAAGGCGGCCTGGCCGAACGAGGTGAGGCCGGCCACGCCGGTCAGCAGCACCAGACCCAGGACCACCAGGGCAAACATGCCAATGTAGTTGGCCTGAGTGATCCAGAACTCCGGTACCGGAAGCAGCGGCAGCGCCGCGATCAGCAGGGCGGCGGCGCACATGCAGGCGCGGCTGGCCCACGGCGTGGTGGGGACGGTCACGGGGGGCCGTGGGCTGTTCATGGGCATCGCTCCGTGCCGATCAATGTTCTTCATGATGCGGATCACGCCAGCTGCGCCACAACAGCACCGGCAGGATGGTGGTGAAGACAATGACCTCCTTGAAAGCGCTGGCCCAGAAGGAACTGAAGGATTCGATCAGCCCCACGGCCAGCGCCCCGATCGCCGCACCGGGATAACTGGCGAGCCCGGCAAACACTGCGGCGACGAAGCCCTTCAGGCCGATGAGGAAGCCGCTGTCGTAGAAGATGGTGGTGGTGGGGCTGATCAGCAGCCCCGAGAGTGCGCCGATGAAGGCGGCCAGGGTGAAGGACAGGCGGCCGGCCGAGGCGCTGGAGATGCCCATCAGCCGCGCGCCAAGACGATTCACCGCTGTGGCCCGCAAGGCCTTGCCCTGCAGACTCTTCTCGAAGAACAGCCAGAGCGCCAGGATCAGCGCGCCCGAGGCACCAATGATGATCATGGCCTGGCCGGAGAGGATCAGCGGGCCGGCCGACAGCGTGGTCTCCCAGAAGCTCGGGTTGCGCGAGCCTTCAGCGCCAAAGAACACCAGACCCAGCCCGGTCAGCGCGAAATGCACCCCCACTGAGACAATCAACAGCACAAGCACCGACGCATCCGCCAATGACTGATAGGCCAGTCGATACAGCAGGCCGCCCATCGGCGTGACGATGGCCAGGGTGAGCAGCACCTGCGCCAGCAGCGGCAACTGCATCGGCGCCAGCCACAACGCGGCCAGGCCAATGAGCAGCGGTGGCAGCGCACGCAACAGCGGTGCGCGCAGGCGACCTCCCACCGGAGCACCACTACGCACCACCGCCACCAGGTCCAGCACCGTGGCCAGCGCAGTCAGCGCGAGCAGGAAATGGATGGTCAGCGGCGTGCGCCCCAACTGAAGGCCGGCCAGCGTGAGCGCACCGAAGGCGACGAATTCACCCTGGGGAATGAAGATGACGCGGGTGACCGCGAAGACCAGGACCAGCGCCAGTGCCAGCAGCGCATAGATGGCGCCGTTGGTGAGCCCGTCCAACATGAGGATGCCCGCAATCGTCCCGTCCACCTTGTCTCCTGTGGGGGTTGAGTGACTGTTATGTTTTGGCCGACTCTAACGACAATCGTTCGGCCCTCCCGTCAGTGGATGCCGCATTGACAATCGCTGCCCGGGTCGGCCGACCGGTCGGTTGATCCATCGCCGCTAGACTGCATCACATGGCTCAAGACACCCCCCCCTCGCTGGAGATCCACGGCCCCGTCGCGTGCATCACCCTTCAGCGGCCGAAGGTCGCCAACCGCCTCGAACTGGACGACCTGCAAGCCTTGCAGGCCCATCTGGCGGTGGTGAATGCGGATGCGTCGGTGCGGGTGCTGCTGCTGCAGGCGCAGGGGCGGCACTTCTGCAGCGGCTTTCACATCGATGCCATGCCCGGTGTGGATGCTGGCGCGCTGTTTGAGGCGTTGACCGATGCCTGGGAGAACGCCCGCCCGGTGACCGTGGCGGCGATCCAGGGCGGGGTGTATGGGGGCGCGACGGATCTGGCGCTGGCCTGCGACTTCCGGCTGGGGGTCGCCGCGTGCGAGATGTTTGTCCCGGCGGCCCGGCTGGGGCTGCACTTCTATCGGGGCGGCATGGAGCGGTATGTGCAACGGCTGGGCCTTGCCACCGCCAAGCGCCTGCTGCTGGCCTGCGAGACCTTTGATGCTCAGGCCATGCGCGACATCGGCTTTCTTGACCAGTTGCTGGAGGATGGCAATGCGCTGCAGCGCGCGGCGGACGCGTTATGCCATCAAGTGGCCGCCCTCGCCCCGCTGGCCGTGGCG
This genomic window contains:
- the secD gene encoding protein translocase subunit SecD, whose protein sequence is MNRYPLWKYAVLLVALLVGFIYTLPNLFGEAPAVQVSSAKVTIKVDDNVRQRVEQALAQANLKPDFVHLEASSVRARFNDTDSQLKAKDVISRALNGSETSEPPYVVALNLVSRSPEWLTALHAFPMYLGLDLRGGVHFMMQVDMKAALTKKADALASDVRTLLRDKNIRHAGISRDGNSVVINFRDDATRSQALDAVRGQTSEVTWTASGEGSELRLTGALTPAAVIAVQDAAIKQNITTLHNRVNELGVAEPVIQQQGRDRVIVQLPGVQDTAKAKDIIGRTATLELRMVDESAEAQAALSGTGPVPFGSERYLERRDDQMIPIIVKRPVIITGDNLNDAQPSFDESHNPSVNLSVDAKGARIMKDVSRENIGKRMAIILFEKGKGEVVTSPTIRGELGNRFSITGSMSTQQASDTALLLRAGSLAAPMDIIEERTIGPSLGKENIDKGIASVTWGFVAVAVFMCIYYMMFGVFSALALGFNLLLLLAVLSLMQATLSLPGIAAIALVLGMAIDANVLINERVREELRAGLAPQQAIHAGYERAWATILDSNVTTLIAGMALLAFGSGPIKGFAVVHCLGIITSMISSVMFSRALVNLWYGRRKRLKGVSIGTIWKPTSEPGTVGAGSSEANEVAKAR
- the yajC gene encoding preprotein translocase subunit YajC, producing the protein MFISNAYAQTAAGSDPTGGFLGMLPLVLMFVVMYFVMIRPQMKRQKEHRALVEALSKGDEVITNSGILGKISKVGEVYLTVEIANGVEVQLQRSAVLQVLPKGTVTK
- a CDS encoding proline racemase family protein; translated protein: MTLSALPLGLPPGVLPTGLDTTTRVVDSHTGGAPTRAVVGGGPALYGVTMAQRLQELRDHHDAWRRALVTPPRGHVGLVGALLTEPERPGSQAGVIFFDATGYLGMCGHGTIGVVASLAHLGKLRPGPLWLDTPVGTVHAEFMLDGSVRLENVPAYRHQQAVAIEIDGRTVHGDVAWGGNWFFICEDHGLALDLAQVTTLVDFCQRLRELLAAQGITGAQAAPVDHIQLTGPALDPAHSGRNFVLCPGLAWDRSPCGTGTSARVACLAADQRLLSGEIWRQESITGSLMEASWQPAPTAGQVLPTLVGRAYVTLEGSVVIQQDDPLGWGAAPA
- a CDS encoding GntR family transcriptional regulator, which gives rise to MTSDTLEQQEQDKRRQADQAYDAIENMIATLDLRPGTPVVESELIARIGLGRTPTREALMRLVAQGLIVQLPRRGLMVSDIQVSDQFDLLDARRPLERLIACCSARRASPAQREALLTCAARMADAAEREDLETYMRADQALDRVNHAACRNRFAVGAVVPMIIQCRRFWYAYRHHGDVAVGARCHQRLAEAIASGDGPAAAKATDALIDALREFAQQVIA
- the secF gene encoding protein translocase subunit SecF, encoding MEFFRIKRDIPFMKHALVFNVVSFLTFAAAVFFLVTRGLHFSIEFTGGTSIEVAYAQPADINKTRHVVEQMGFGEVQVTNFGTTRDVMIRLPVKPEVKQDVIVSKVFEALCTAENGKVEQHQSVTPQGEAVSKPTCVVGQAEPLALSKSELIGPSVGAELATNAAYALAATVIGIMLYLAFRFEWKFAVAGIIANLHDVVIILGFFAYFQWEFSLAVLAAVLAVLGYSVNESVVIFDRVREAFRKYRTFNTHQVIDHAITSTISRTIITHGSTQMMVLSMLLFGGPTLHYFAIALTIGILFGIYSSVFVAAAIAMWLGVKREDLIKQSSKREDPDDPNAGAVV